In Devosia chinhatensis, the following are encoded in one genomic region:
- a CDS encoding DMT family transporter — translation MNQISSSPIVATTGALFMLAASLVFAGSNTLQSILPTPVEYGGVGMSSTGMAFWQYLIASILALPLILRIGLGNLRTAHPLAHELRALVSAIGVHVFVYGYASGVPIWQMVTLLATGPLFIIVGSVLFLGEKVSPARLAAALLGFMGAIIISGVGTEGLGLQALIPISAAALWAATDVLTKHLTRSGESPETLTISLLVLMTPNHLAILLLANALGGVLPAGLAPGFPFALPEGNGLVLLLLLGALTAGAQYLLAFAYRNADATYLQPFADVKVLLGGLIGWIALGQEPSVWFWPGALLIIGASAFIFWAEKNNPPAHLATA, via the coding sequence ATGAACCAGATTTCCTCTTCCCCCATTGTTGCCACCACTGGCGCATTGTTCATGTTAGCTGCCAGCCTGGTGTTTGCTGGCTCCAATACGTTGCAATCCATCCTGCCAACGCCGGTCGAATATGGCGGTGTCGGCATGAGTTCAACCGGTATGGCCTTCTGGCAATACCTCATTGCTTCCATTCTGGCGCTTCCCCTTATCCTGCGCATCGGCCTCGGTAATCTACGCACAGCCCATCCACTGGCGCATGAGCTCCGCGCGCTGGTCTCTGCCATCGGCGTGCATGTGTTCGTTTATGGTTACGCGTCCGGTGTGCCGATCTGGCAGATGGTGACATTGCTTGCGACGGGGCCGCTCTTCATCATTGTCGGGTCGGTGCTGTTTTTGGGCGAAAAGGTTTCCCCGGCGCGACTGGCCGCAGCGCTCTTGGGCTTCATGGGTGCCATCATCATTTCCGGCGTCGGCACTGAAGGCCTGGGCCTGCAGGCGCTCATACCAATCAGCGCCGCTGCCCTCTGGGCAGCCACGGACGTTTTGACCAAGCATCTGACGCGCAGTGGTGAAAGCCCGGAAACGCTTACCATTTCGCTCTTGGTGCTCATGACGCCGAACCATCTTGCGATTCTGCTGTTGGCAAACGCCCTTGGCGGCGTGCTTCCTGCTGGCCTAGCTCCCGGTTTTCCCTTTGCCCTCCCCGAGGGGAACGGCCTTGTATTGCTGCTGTTGCTGGGGGCGCTTACCGCAGGTGCACAATATCTTCTGGCCTTTGCCTATCGCAATGCCGATGCCACCTATCTTCAGCCCTTCGCCGATGTGAAGGTTTTGCTCGGCGGGCTGATTGGCTGGATCGCCTTGGGTCAAGAACCATCCGTCTGGTTCTGGCCGGGCGCCCTGCTCATCATCGGCGCATCCGCTTTCATCTTCTGGGCCGAGAAGAACAATCCTCCCGCCCATCTCGCCACGGCCTGA
- a CDS encoding MFS transporter: MSETVEGRWAEIFGPRYLPVTTILALGVTLFAFNAFLSAAALPSAVRELGGVEIISWATTLYLVFAIVGGAAAALLKQRMGSRRSLIGLALIFLAGTLIAATAGDMSQVLVGRAIQGLGEGVVAALCFALIPELFPSRLVPKVFGMQAVVWAMAAFGGPAGAGALTELISWRAAFLINVPFVLVFVIMVLAVVPRGKRADGAYGFPGLRLLTIGIGTMMVALSAVTEPVVAAGLLISAAALLATAVWLDRRATQRLMPPDAFSLHSAVGSGLWVFLLMPVAGAATAVYLIMLLQQLWNYGPTQAAITGAFMGVAWSLSSVTVANVRQRSTRRILIRCGPLLLAAGLGLVLMGLELTQLPILLIGQVAIGMGFGISNGYIMLTIMEASTDTERDRTSALLPTTQSAGNALGAALAGVAANAAGYPLAMDSGAVLASIVPLFVMAMGFALLAFLAALRMVQLARETPLSTFAEE, from the coding sequence ATGTCAGAAACTGTCGAGGGCCGCTGGGCCGAGATCTTCGGCCCGCGCTACCTTCCGGTCACGACCATTCTCGCCTTGGGCGTCACACTCTTTGCCTTCAACGCCTTTTTGTCTGCCGCTGCTCTGCCTTCGGCAGTGCGCGAGCTGGGCGGGGTAGAGATTATCTCATGGGCAACGACGCTTTATCTGGTGTTTGCCATTGTCGGCGGAGCTGCCGCAGCCTTGCTCAAGCAACGGATGGGGTCCCGCCGGTCTCTGATCGGCCTGGCGCTGATCTTTCTCGCAGGAACGCTCATCGCAGCGACCGCTGGCGACATGTCGCAGGTCCTGGTCGGTCGCGCTATTCAGGGGCTTGGCGAGGGCGTCGTGGCGGCGCTCTGTTTTGCGTTGATCCCAGAACTCTTCCCGAGCCGCCTCGTGCCGAAAGTGTTCGGGATGCAGGCCGTGGTCTGGGCCATGGCGGCGTTTGGCGGGCCAGCAGGGGCAGGGGCGTTGACCGAACTGATCTCTTGGCGTGCCGCCTTCCTCATCAACGTGCCTTTTGTACTGGTGTTCGTCATCATGGTGCTAGCCGTTGTGCCTAGGGGCAAACGCGCCGATGGCGCTTATGGCTTTCCGGGGCTGCGCTTGCTGACGATTGGCATAGGAACCATGATGGTCGCACTGTCTGCCGTGACAGAGCCGGTCGTTGCGGCTGGGTTGCTTATTTCGGCCGCAGCGTTACTGGCGACAGCGGTCTGGTTGGACCGTCGAGCCACACAGCGCCTAATGCCACCTGACGCTTTTTCCTTGCACAGCGCGGTCGGGTCGGGACTTTGGGTTTTCCTGCTGATGCCGGTCGCTGGGGCGGCCACGGCGGTCTATCTCATCATGCTGCTGCAACAGCTCTGGAACTATGGGCCGACACAAGCGGCCATTACGGGCGCCTTTATGGGCGTCGCCTGGAGCCTGTCCTCGGTCACCGTTGCAAATGTGCGCCAAAGGTCCACGAGACGCATTCTGATCCGCTGCGGCCCTTTATTGCTCGCCGCCGGACTAGGCCTCGTCCTCATGGGCCTTGAGCTGACGCAATTGCCTATTCTGCTGATCGGGCAAGTCGCGATCGGCATGGGCTTTGGCATTTCCAACGGCTACATCATGCTCACCATCATGGAGGCCAGCACGGATACGGAGCGTGACCGCACCTCAGCGCTACTGCCTACCACACAATCGGCGGGCAACGCCCTCGGCGCAGCACTGGCAGGGGTTGCTGCCAATGCTGCGGGATACCCGCTCGCAATGGATAGCGGCGCAGTCCTTGCGTCGATTGTTCCTCTTTTCGTCATGGCGATGGGCTTTGCATTGCTGGCATTCCTTGCTGCACTTCGAATGGTGCAACTCGCCAGGGAAACACCGCTGTCGACCTTTGCGGAAGAGTAA
- a CDS encoding diguanylate cyclase: protein MLKLFKARSLRFWVALGMIVALTPLTLSAILGQLVLNRGVIEAFHDVAERQRREFGPLQDLRILVWDTLIPIDEYINEGGAQRPLYYRELRSRIETGFADVRAQFSDDPEALQHLDSAFQSWQVADTHATELASELLIPDDPAAERQARLFHSYIQSASDRLGQAYDSIAIKIESAHDDAVAWSNSAGLLFGGAMASSFIAMVAGVAIVGLIMSRSVDRLVDGAARFADGDRNHRINISVPPELSRVAQEFNRMISRIEVSETALADLARIDELTQLYNRRAFEEALIRVHAGFTRGAGAGALITLDIDHFKSINDTYGHAAGDAVLRAFAEIVRKSIRVADQLYRTGGEEFAIILAQTSAETAVELAERIRAAVAAQPIIYREQTIRITVSVGIARFVENLGAAETVAAADAALYSAKAGGRNRVVLSEPTGP, encoded by the coding sequence ATGCTGAAACTTTTCAAGGCCCGGTCGCTGCGGTTCTGGGTCGCTTTGGGCATGATTGTGGCGCTGACCCCGCTGACCCTGTCCGCCATACTTGGTCAACTGGTGCTGAACCGGGGTGTCATTGAGGCTTTCCACGACGTCGCTGAGCGCCAGCGAAGAGAATTTGGTCCGCTGCAGGACCTGCGGATTTTGGTCTGGGACACGCTCATCCCAATCGATGAGTATATCAACGAGGGCGGTGCGCAGCGGCCGCTGTACTATCGCGAACTGCGCAGCCGCATAGAGACTGGTTTTGCCGATGTACGCGCCCAGTTTTCCGATGACCCCGAGGCACTGCAACATCTCGATAGTGCCTTTCAAAGTTGGCAAGTCGCCGACACCCACGCAACGGAGCTGGCATCGGAACTTCTCATTCCCGATGATCCGGCTGCCGAGAGACAGGCCCGTCTGTTCCATAGCTACATTCAGTCTGCCTCTGATCGCCTTGGCCAAGCGTATGATTCTATCGCAATCAAGATCGAGTCGGCTCATGACGACGCCGTCGCGTGGTCCAATAGCGCCGGACTGCTGTTTGGCGGAGCAATGGCGTCGTCGTTTATTGCCATGGTCGCAGGGGTTGCCATTGTCGGGCTCATTATGTCCCGTAGCGTGGACAGATTGGTTGACGGCGCCGCCCGCTTTGCCGACGGGGACCGCAATCATCGTATAAACATCAGCGTACCGCCCGAGCTCAGTCGGGTCGCCCAGGAATTCAACCGAATGATCTCCCGCATCGAGGTGTCGGAGACCGCCCTGGCCGATCTGGCGCGGATTGACGAACTGACTCAGCTGTACAATCGACGCGCCTTCGAAGAGGCTCTCATCCGCGTTCACGCCGGTTTCACCCGCGGAGCGGGCGCCGGGGCACTAATCACCCTCGATATCGATCATTTCAAATCAATCAACGACACATATGGGCATGCTGCAGGCGATGCTGTGCTGCGTGCCTTCGCCGAGATAGTGCGCAAATCCATCCGCGTGGCCGATCAGCTCTACCGCACCGGCGGCGAGGAGTTCGCCATTATATTGGCGCAGACGAGTGCCGAGACCGCGGTCGAGCTGGCAGAGAGAATTCGAGCCGCCGTGGCAGCGCAGCCGATAATCTACAGAGAGCAAACGATCAGGATTACCGTCAGCGTCGGTATCGCCCGGTTCGTCGAGAATCTGGGTGCCGCGGAAACAGTCGCCGCCGCCGATGCCGCTCTCTATTCAGCCAAGGCTGGCGGCCGCAATCGCGTGGTGCTGAGCGAACCGACTGGCCCCTGA
- a CDS encoding aldo/keto reductase, giving the protein MTSKIRWGIIGPGSIAKAFRDGLKGSEHGVLAAIATRNPDRPGLADDFPGARIVKGYDALLADRDIDAVYIAVPHTGHAEWAIKAAEAGKHVLVEKPLALSAHEADAVFHAHRKAGTFAGEAFMYRLHPQTAKLLELVRSGAIGEVRMIQSSFGFNMGKFQPQHRLFASELAGGGIMDVGCYPVSMARLLAGAVSGKPFADPVKVAGTAHLNEEGTDDFAAAVLTFETGIVAQVSCAVMANLDNVLRIHGAEGRIDVPDFWFAGGNRDQGLGRIDIIKGGKTESVSVNESAHVYSFEAEAASLAIIAGKQEFDAPGMSWSDTLGNLRVLDKWRADAGIEFSIEKSSTRSKTLDNRALGGNQGVIPKRSIPGLSKQASAVALGFEDFRTFSSGAILLDAFWEKGGNVFDTAYIYAGGYTEKLFGEWHKSRGVREEAVLIGKGAHSPLVYPDVIAKQLTQSLDRLQTDHVDVYFMHRDNLDVPVGEFVDAMDAEVKAGRIRGPYGGSNWTKERMDEAMAYAKANGKTPPQALSNNFALAEMLDPIWAGCVTASTPDFKQWLIDRQVTNFSWSSQARGFFTDLAGRDKRDNEELVRVWYNEQNFGRRDRAIELAQQMGKSPIHIALAYVLAQSFPSVPLIGPRRLVELEDSLKAFEIQLTPEQVAWLERG; this is encoded by the coding sequence ATGACTTCGAAAATCCGCTGGGGCATTATTGGACCGGGCAGCATCGCCAAGGCCTTCCGCGACGGCCTCAAGGGCAGCGAACATGGCGTTCTCGCCGCCATAGCAACGCGCAACCCGGACCGACCGGGCCTTGCCGACGACTTCCCCGGTGCGCGCATCGTGAAGGGCTATGATGCCCTGCTCGCCGATAGGGATATCGACGCGGTCTATATTGCCGTGCCCCATACCGGCCACGCCGAATGGGCAATCAAGGCCGCCGAGGCTGGTAAGCATGTGCTGGTCGAAAAGCCGCTGGCGCTTTCCGCGCATGAGGCCGACGCGGTTTTCCACGCCCACCGCAAGGCCGGCACCTTTGCCGGCGAAGCCTTCATGTACCGCCTTCATCCGCAGACGGCGAAACTGCTCGAACTGGTGCGGTCAGGGGCAATCGGCGAAGTGCGCATGATCCAGTCGAGCTTTGGCTTCAACATGGGCAAATTCCAGCCGCAGCATCGCCTTTTCGCTTCCGAGCTCGCCGGTGGCGGGATCATGGATGTGGGTTGCTATCCGGTTTCGATGGCGCGCCTCCTGGCCGGCGCCGTCAGCGGCAAGCCCTTCGCCGACCCGGTCAAGGTTGCCGGCACGGCGCATCTGAACGAAGAGGGTACGGACGACTTCGCTGCAGCGGTTTTGACATTCGAAACTGGAATTGTCGCGCAGGTTTCCTGCGCAGTCATGGCCAATCTTGACAATGTGCTGCGCATTCACGGCGCTGAAGGCCGGATAGATGTACCTGATTTCTGGTTCGCCGGCGGCAATCGCGATCAGGGTCTTGGACGGATCGACATCATCAAGGGCGGCAAAACGGAAAGCGTCAGCGTCAACGAAAGCGCCCATGTCTACTCCTTCGAAGCAGAAGCGGCTTCGCTTGCCATCATCGCCGGCAAGCAGGAATTCGACGCGCCAGGCATGAGCTGGAGCGACACGCTGGGCAATCTGCGCGTGCTCGACAAATGGCGCGCCGATGCCGGTATCGAGTTTTCCATCGAGAAGTCTTCGACGCGCTCCAAAACTCTCGACAATCGTGCACTCGGCGGCAACCAGGGCGTCATTCCAAAGCGCTCAATTCCGGGCCTTTCCAAGCAAGCCTCGGCAGTCGCCCTGGGCTTTGAGGACTTCCGTACCTTTTCTTCCGGCGCGATCTTGCTGGACGCGTTCTGGGAGAAGGGCGGCAATGTCTTTGACACCGCCTATATCTATGCTGGCGGATATACCGAGAAGCTCTTCGGCGAGTGGCACAAGAGCCGCGGCGTGCGTGAAGAGGCCGTCCTTATCGGCAAAGGCGCCCATTCCCCTCTCGTCTATCCCGACGTCATTGCCAAACAGCTGACGCAGTCCCTCGATCGCCTGCAGACCGATCATGTCGATGTGTATTTCATGCACCGCGACAATCTCGACGTGCCGGTCGGCGAATTCGTCGATGCCATGGATGCAGAGGTGAAGGCTGGTCGCATTCGGGGACCCTATGGTGGGTCGAACTGGACCAAGGAACGCATGGACGAAGCCATGGCCTATGCGAAGGCCAACGGAAAGACGCCGCCGCAGGCGCTCTCGAACAACTTTGCCCTGGCCGAAATGCTCGACCCGATTTGGGCCGGCTGCGTCACCGCGTCCACACCAGACTTCAAGCAGTGGCTGATCGACCGCCAGGTCACCAACTTCTCCTGGTCCAGCCAGGCACGCGGCTTCTTCACCGACCTCGCCGGACGGGACAAGCGCGACAATGAGGAACTGGTCCGCGTCTGGTACAATGAGCAGAATTTCGGCCGCCGCGATCGGGCAATCGAACTGGCTCAACAGATGGGCAAATCTCCGATCCATATCGCTCTGGCCTATGTGCTGGCTCAGTCCTTTCCAAGCGTTCCGCTGATTGGGCCGCGACGTCTTGTGGAATTGGAAGACAGCCTCAAAGCCTTCGAAATCCAGCTGACACCAGAACAAGTCGCCTGGCTCGAACGAGGCTGA
- a CDS encoding ABC transporter ATP-binding protein: MSSVTLRGVRKSFGSLEVIKGVDLEVGKKEFVVFVGPSGCGKSTLLRMIAGLETISAGDLEIGGQRMNDVDPSRRGIAMVFQTYALYPHMTVRENMGFALRFAKVAKPEIDRQVNAAAKILALEPLLDRLPKQLSGGQRQRVAIGRAIVRNPEVFLFDEPLSNLDAELRVHMRIEIARLHKELQTTIIYVTHDQVEAMTLADKIVVLRDGLVEQIGRPLELYDDPANQFVAGFIGSPKMNFIPAKVVAKSPTGVTLSLPQQGNVQLVLPSASAEMGEDVTLGVRPEHFGAAGAGGADITVNVDVAEHLGTTSYVYARTEGDPLIIEREESRNENISDRITVSIDPAKAYLFDQQGRRLR, encoded by the coding sequence ATGAGCAGTGTTACACTAAGGGGTGTCCGCAAGTCCTTCGGTTCGCTTGAGGTCATAAAGGGTGTCGATCTCGAGGTCGGCAAGAAAGAGTTTGTCGTCTTCGTGGGTCCATCCGGTTGCGGCAAGTCAACCTTGCTGCGCATGATCGCTGGGCTCGAAACCATCAGCGCCGGGGATCTGGAGATCGGCGGCCAGCGCATGAACGACGTCGATCCGTCCCGGCGGGGTATCGCCATGGTCTTCCAGACCTACGCCCTCTACCCGCATATGACTGTGCGAGAAAACATGGGGTTTGCGCTGCGCTTCGCCAAAGTGGCCAAGCCAGAGATCGACCGCCAGGTCAACGCGGCCGCCAAGATCCTGGCGCTGGAGCCCCTGCTCGACCGCCTGCCGAAGCAACTTTCAGGTGGGCAGCGCCAGCGCGTCGCAATTGGTCGCGCTATCGTGCGCAATCCCGAAGTGTTCCTCTTTGACGAGCCGCTCTCCAATCTCGATGCGGAATTGCGTGTTCACATGCGCATCGAGATCGCCAGGCTGCACAAGGAATTGCAGACTACAATCATCTATGTCACCCACGACCAAGTGGAGGCGATGACCCTGGCCGACAAGATCGTGGTGCTGCGAGACGGTTTGGTCGAGCAGATTGGCAGGCCGCTCGAGCTTTACGACGACCCGGCCAATCAGTTCGTGGCCGGCTTTATCGGCTCACCGAAGATGAACTTCATACCGGCTAAGGTCGTGGCAAAATCTCCCACTGGCGTGACGTTATCATTGCCGCAGCAGGGCAATGTGCAACTGGTGCTGCCTTCGGCGTCGGCTGAAATGGGCGAGGATGTGACCTTGGGCGTGCGGCCAGAGCATTTCGGTGCTGCGGGTGCCGGGGGCGCGGATATCACCGTCAATGTCGACGTAGCCGAGCATTTGGGCACCACCTCATACGTTTACGCCCGCACTGAAGGCGATCCGCTGATCATCGAACGCGAGGAATCGCGCAATGAAAACATCTCAGACCGCATCACCGTCTCCATTGACCCGGCCAAGGCCTATCTCTTCGACCAGCAGGGCCGGCGGCTCCGCTAG
- a CDS encoding carbohydrate ABC transporter permease, producing MSNPLSLFGRGATYLALSIAAFVSVFPFFWMVIGATNTNADLIRGKSTPGDALWRNIEVFFTSADMPRVVFNSFFIAGVGTALTLLVSSLAGYGFEIFRSRTRERVFGVMLLMLSVPFAALMIPLFILMANLKMMNSYQAIILPSVASIFIIFYFRQATKAFPHELRDAARIDGLKEWQIFLFVYMPVMRSTYAAATIIVFMTHWNNYLWPLIVLQTNEMKTLPLVVATLSQGYSPDFAVVMVGSIFATLPTLIIFFLLQRRFVEGMLGAVK from the coding sequence ATGAGCAATCCCCTCTCCCTTTTTGGCCGGGGCGCCACCTACCTGGCGCTCAGCATCGCTGCATTCGTATCGGTCTTCCCGTTCTTCTGGATGGTCATTGGCGCCACCAATACCAACGCCGATCTCATCCGCGGCAAGTCCACGCCCGGCGATGCGCTCTGGCGAAACATCGAGGTATTCTTCACCTCCGCGGACATGCCTCGCGTCGTGTTCAACTCGTTCTTCATTGCCGGGGTGGGTACTGCCCTGACATTGCTGGTTTCGTCGCTGGCAGGCTACGGGTTTGAAATCTTCCGCTCCCGCACTCGCGAGCGAGTGTTTGGCGTAATGCTGCTGATGCTGTCCGTGCCGTTTGCGGCACTGATGATCCCGCTCTTCATCCTGATGGCCAACCTCAAGATGATGAATTCCTATCAGGCGATCATCCTGCCTTCGGTCGCTTCGATCTTCATCATCTTTTACTTTCGCCAAGCCACAAAGGCCTTCCCCCACGAATTACGCGATGCCGCCCGCATCGACGGGCTCAAGGAATGGCAGATCTTCCTGTTCGTCTACATGCCGGTCATGCGCTCGACCTATGCAGCGGCGACCATCATCGTGTTCATGACGCACTGGAACAATTATCTCTGGCCGCTGATCGTGCTGCAGACCAACGAGATGAAGACCCTGCCCCTTGTGGTGGCGACACTCAGCCAAGGCTACAGCCCAGACTTCGCCGTCGTCATGGTCGGGTCCATCTTTGCCACCCTACCCACCCTCATCATCTTCTTCCTGCTCCAGCGCCGCTTCGTCGAAGGCATGCTGGGCGCGGTCAAATAA
- a CDS encoding carbohydrate ABC transporter permease yields the protein MAQSQLARSERINGWAFVLPALILLGIFMIYPIIWSLWMSFQVGRGMQFSFGGLTNIIRLTQDPIFIRALTNTLIFLAVQVPIMLVLALLFASALNDPKLWGRGIFRTAIFLPCVTSLVAYSVTFKSMFAADGIINQMLMGLHIIASPIPWLADPFWAKVVIISAITWRWTGYNMIFYLAAMQNIDRSIYEAAKIDGVPAWARFWYLTVPMLKPVILFTAVISTIGTLQLFDEPNLLTMGGPSDSTLTLSMYIYNLSFKFMPSFGYAATVSYVIVILVAILSFLQFLAARDRKA from the coding sequence GTGGCGCAATCGCAATTGGCGCGGAGCGAACGCATCAACGGCTGGGCTTTTGTCTTACCGGCGTTGATACTGCTCGGCATATTCATGATCTATCCGATCATCTGGTCGCTCTGGATGAGCTTCCAGGTCGGCCGGGGGATGCAATTCAGTTTTGGCGGGCTGACCAATATCATCCGCCTTACCCAGGACCCTATTTTCATCCGGGCCCTGACCAACACCCTCATCTTTCTGGCCGTGCAGGTCCCGATCATGCTCGTGCTGGCGCTGCTGTTCGCATCGGCTCTCAACGACCCCAAGCTCTGGGGACGGGGCATTTTCCGCACGGCGATCTTTCTGCCCTGTGTAACCTCGCTGGTCGCCTATTCAGTGACCTTCAAGTCCATGTTTGCCGCCGATGGCATCATCAACCAGATGCTGATGGGCCTGCACATCATTGCTTCGCCTATTCCGTGGCTGGCCGATCCATTCTGGGCGAAGGTCGTGATCATCTCCGCCATTACCTGGCGGTGGACGGGCTACAATATGATCTTTTACCTGGCGGCGATGCAGAACATTGATCGCTCGATCTATGAAGCCGCAAAGATCGATGGCGTTCCCGCCTGGGCACGCTTTTGGTACCTCACCGTGCCCATGCTCAAGCCGGTGATCCTGTTTACGGCTGTGATTTCGACTATCGGCACGCTGCAATTGTTCGACGAACCAAATCTGCTGACGATGGGTGGCCCTTCGGATTCAACGCTGACGCTGTCGATGTACATTTACAACCTCAGCTTCAAGTTCATGCCCAGCTTCGGTTATGCGGCCACGGTGTCCTATGTCATCGTCATTCTTGTCGCGATCCTGAGCTTTCTGCAATTCCTGGCCGCAAGGGATCGCAAGGCATGA
- a CDS encoding ABC transporter substrate-binding protein, with translation MTRITSRWTRTFAIVMTGASLLSVSAAAAQQLTVWCWDPNFNGATMEEAFSRYQAEHPDATIDIQVFDKAAMEQKLQAQLASGSTDGLPDIVLVEDYRAQKYLLSFPGAFEPLTDKIDYSAFAPYKVEVSTVDGQTYSMPFDSGVTGLFYRSDALEEAGYTAADLENITWDQLIEIGQAVKEKTGKILLPIDPNASDLFRIMMQSAGTWYFDGSGNPTIAENPAFKSTLETYQRLLTAGITKPVAGWTEYTGSFTSGDTLATPTGVWMTATIKANPDQSGMWGVAPIPRLGDIESSVNASNLGGSSWYVLASAPEKDTAIDFLATVWGQDVDFYQKILVNQGALGSLLAAREGEAYQATDDFFGGAPVWQNFSNWLAAIPPVNYGIFTEEADSAVVAQIPAITGGGNIDEIISQIDAQVRQQTQ, from the coding sequence ATGACCCGCATCACTTCGCGGTGGACGCGCACCTTTGCCATCGTCATGACTGGCGCCAGCTTGCTCAGTGTCTCGGCTGCAGCTGCCCAGCAGCTTACGGTCTGGTGTTGGGACCCCAATTTCAATGGGGCGACAATGGAAGAAGCGTTCTCGCGCTATCAGGCCGAACACCCCGACGCCACGATCGACATCCAGGTATTCGACAAGGCAGCCATGGAGCAGAAGCTGCAGGCCCAGCTTGCCTCGGGCTCTACCGATGGCCTCCCGGATATCGTTCTGGTCGAAGATTATCGCGCGCAGAAATACCTCCTGTCGTTCCCCGGCGCCTTCGAGCCACTGACCGACAAGATCGACTATTCTGCTTTTGCACCCTACAAGGTGGAAGTGTCGACGGTCGATGGCCAGACCTATTCCATGCCGTTCGACTCCGGCGTGACCGGGCTGTTCTATCGCTCCGACGCGCTCGAGGAAGCAGGCTACACCGCCGCAGACCTCGAGAACATCACCTGGGATCAGCTGATTGAAATCGGCCAGGCCGTAAAGGAAAAGACCGGCAAGATCCTGCTTCCGATCGATCCCAATGCCTCGGACCTGTTCCGCATCATGATGCAGTCGGCAGGCACCTGGTATTTCGACGGAAGCGGCAACCCGACGATTGCCGAAAACCCTGCCTTCAAAAGCACGCTCGAAACCTATCAGCGCCTGCTGACCGCCGGGATCACCAAGCCCGTCGCAGGCTGGACCGAATATACCGGCAGCTTTACATCCGGGGACACCCTGGCGACGCCGACCGGCGTCTGGATGACTGCAACCATCAAGGCAAATCCGGACCAATCCGGGATGTGGGGCGTGGCGCCAATCCCCCGCCTGGGCGATATCGAATCCTCGGTCAATGCATCCAACCTGGGCGGTTCGAGCTGGTACGTGCTCGCCTCTGCTCCTGAAAAGGACACGGCCATCGACTTCCTGGCCACGGTCTGGGGGCAGGACGTAGACTTCTACCAGAAAATCCTGGTCAACCAGGGTGCTCTGGGCTCTCTGCTTGCCGCGCGCGAAGGCGAGGCTTATCAGGCCACCGACGACTTCTTCGGCGGAGCGCCCGTTTGGCAGAATTTCTCCAACTGGCTCGCTGCCATTCCGCCGGTCAATTACGGCATCTTCACTGAAGAGGCAGACTCGGCTGTCGTGGCGCAGATTCCGGCAATAACCGGCGGCGGCAATATCGACGAGATTATCTCCCAGATCGACGCTCAGGTTCGCCAGCAAACCCAGTAA
- a CDS encoding helix-turn-helix domain-containing protein: MDLAESKISRTYYEPLADGVERLPTELQLFHASPLVMRAPHWHAQVEVNFIIKGWAHYKMSGHEATFSAGHLALFWGGQPHWLDDASEDLVYAGGHLPLVHFFRLRLPADVQARLMQGATLVTQATDESDPISFARWNLYARSGDPMKASLAVDELLLRIERIRFSPYSLLPDSKPVADAGGLDHHASPIVVRICEYIADNFREDIDSVDIAVAADIHPKYAMTVFKKSTGMTLNDYINLMRLSYAQAMLMREETSVLTIAMESGFGSLSAFNKSFRKVAGMSPSDFRRDVRCRPAVQPQTGTGSVPPAG; the protein is encoded by the coding sequence GTGGATTTGGCGGAAAGTAAGATTAGTCGTACTTATTACGAGCCGCTTGCGGATGGCGTGGAGCGCCTGCCCACCGAATTGCAGCTCTTTCATGCCTCCCCCCTCGTCATGCGCGCCCCCCATTGGCACGCTCAGGTGGAAGTGAATTTCATCATCAAGGGCTGGGCCCACTACAAGATGAGCGGTCACGAGGCGACCTTTTCAGCCGGCCACCTTGCCCTGTTCTGGGGCGGCCAGCCGCATTGGCTCGACGATGCTTCAGAAGACTTGGTCTATGCAGGGGGGCACCTACCGCTGGTGCACTTTTTTCGCCTGCGCCTACCTGCCGACGTGCAGGCGCGGCTGATGCAGGGCGCAACACTGGTGACCCAGGCCACCGACGAGTCCGACCCGATCAGTTTCGCGCGCTGGAACCTCTATGCTCGGTCGGGTGATCCGATGAAGGCAAGCCTTGCGGTGGATGAGTTGCTCCTTCGTATCGAGCGCATCCGCTTCTCGCCTTATAGCTTGCTGCCCGACAGTAAGCCGGTGGCCGATGCCGGCGGGCTCGATCACCACGCTTCACCCATTGTGGTGCGCATCTGCGAATATATCGCCGACAATTTCCGGGAGGATATCGATTCAGTCGATATCGCGGTGGCCGCCGATATTCACCCAAAGTACGCCATGACCGTCTTCAAGAAATCGACCGGCATGACGCTCAATGACTACATCAACCTCATGCGCCTGTCTTACGCCCAGGCCATGTTGATGCGTGAGGAGACTAGCGTTCTCACCATAGCGATGGAAAGCGGCTTTGGCTCGCTAAGTGCCTTCAACAAGTCATTCCGCAAGGTTGCGGGGATGTCCCCCAGCGATTTTCGGCGTGACGTCCGTTGCCGGCCGGCCGTGCAGCCCCAAACCGGAACGGGCAGTGTTCCACCCGCCGGCTGA